The following coding sequences lie in one Crassostrea angulata isolate pt1a10 chromosome 10, ASM2561291v2, whole genome shotgun sequence genomic window:
- the LOC128166056 gene encoding uncharacterized protein LOC128166056: protein MPRLSKENRERCVGMLQVDMSQNAVAATVGTSQKTISLLHVLWRRFQTTRSTDDRPRSGRPRVTTPTEDRQIRLLHMRNRFLTVVDSAQNALRRRISSQTVRNRLKRCGLKARRPYKRTELTDRHKTSRRNWARHHFAFGCNTGP, encoded by the coding sequence ATGCCCCGATTGTCTAAAGAAAACCGTGAACGCTGCGTTGGGATGCTCCAAGTAGACATGTCCCAAAACGCTGTAGCAGCCACAGTCGGAACGTCTCAGAAGACGATCAGCCTTCTTCATGTTCTTTGGAGACGTTTCCAAACCACTAGATCTACCGATGACCGGCCCCGCAGTGGAAGACCCAGAGTAACCACCCCTACAGAGGACCGTCAAATCCGGTTGCTTCATATGAGAAACAGATTTTTAACGGTGGTAGATTCAGCTCAAAATGCTTTAAGGAGGAGGATTAGCTCTCAGACGGTACGAAACCGACTGAAGCGTTGCGGTTTGAAAGCCCGTAGACCGTACAAAAGAACAGAGCTGACAGATCGACACAAGACCTCCCGACGGAACTGGGCGCGGCACCATTTCGCTTTCGGGTGCAACACTGGCCCATAG
- the LOC128166077 gene encoding splicing factor 3B subunit 5, which produces MGDRYNIHSQLEHLQSKYIGTGHADTNKWEWLTNQHRDSCASYMGHADMLSYFALAENESKARVRFNLMERMLQPCGPPPERPED; this is translated from the coding sequence ATGGGGGATAGATACAATATTCACAGTCAATTGGAACACCTCCAGTCTAAGTACATAGGTACTGGGCACGCTGACACCAACAAGTGGGAGTGGCTGACCAATCAGCATAGAGACAGCTGTGCCTCCTACATGGGACATGCAGACATGCTCAGCTACTTCGCCCTGGCAGAAAATGAGTCCAAAGCGCGAGTTCGGTTCAACTTGATGGAGCGCATGCTACAGCCCTGTGGCCCCCCTCCTGAGAGACCTGAGGATTAA